One Fusarium musae strain F31 chromosome 6, whole genome shotgun sequence DNA segment encodes these proteins:
- a CDS encoding hypothetical protein (EggNog:ENOG41), whose translation MSNSSLADQDPEALGPSLQNNSEINALEPREDQPLLQPPDEDSWRPPRGFVWIQLAIMSNVFLYGLDSTITAATYAVISSEFDAANTASWLTTSYLVTSTAFQPLYGRVSDIFGRRLCFFISTITFAFGCLGCGVANNIIFLNVMRALTGFGGGGLMTMATIVNSDMIPFRKRGMYQALQNGIYGFGAISGASFGGSIADHIGWRWCFLFQVPVSILALIIGALVVSDQSGAFSLDGNLGTVWHRVDFSGSLLLVIAISVQLVGLSLGGNELPWCSPWVIGALIGSIFLFGLFLFVEEKTSAIPVIPLHLLQGRLPIATQCANVVLLDSATTAGARLAIPSLATPIGGLIAGVVMSRWGKLIALVRTGALLMVLGNGLVTLLQFQDSKWKYFVYVFPANLGQGIIYPSILFTSLASFDHADHAVTASTVYLIRSLGTVWGVSVTSSIVQTTLSVRLPAALSEIADKWRIIEQIRHSVDYIRQLPPDVQLKARLVYYDGLRYAFGASTAVALLGLCAALIASGTSLRTTHK comes from the exons ATGAGTAACTCGTCTCTCGCAGATCAGGATCCTGAAGCATTGGGCCCTTCGCTGCAAAACAACAGTGAAATTAATGCCCTGGAGCCTCGCGAGGATCAACCGCTACTTCAACCTCCCGATGAGGACAGTTGGAGGCCTCCTCGTGGGTTCGTCTGGATTCAGTTGGCGATTATGTCCAATGTCTTCCTCTACGGCCTCGATAGTACCATCACCGCTGCGACTTATGCTGTCATCAGCTCTGAGTTCGATGCCGCAAACACAGCCTCATGGTTGACTACGTCGTATCTTGTCACTAGCACAGCGTTCCAACCTCTCTATGGCAGAGTATCTGATATCTTTGGACGGCGACTGTGTTTCTTCATTTCGACCATTACGTTTGCTTTTGGATGTCTTGGGTGCGGTGTTGcgaacaacatcatctttcTCAATGTCATGAGAGCATTGACTGGCTTTGGCGGTGGAGGCTTGATGACCATGG CCACTATCGTCAATTCGGACATGATTCCATTTAGGAAGCGCGGCATGTACCAAGCTCTCCAGAACGGCATCTATGGCTTTGGGGCTATTTCTGGAGCTTCCTTTGGTGGCTCGATTGCCGACCATATTGGCTGGAGATGGTGTTTTCTCTTTCAGGTACCCGTATCAATCCTTGCTCTGATCATTGGTGCTCTAGTCGTCTCTGATCAGTCTGGAGCTTTCTCGCTCGATGGCAATCTGGGTACTGTCTGGCACAGAGTCGACTTCTCTGGGTCACTTCTCCTCGTCATAGCTATCTCGGTTCAGCTCGTAGGACTCAGCCTGGGTGGAAACGAGCTTCCCTGGTGTAGTCCTTGGGTGATTGGAGCCTTAATTGGGAGCATTTTCTTGTTTGGTCTTTTCCTCTTTGTTGAGGAAAAGACGAGTGCCATCCCAGTTATCCCTCTCCACTTGCTGCAAGGAAGGCTACCTATTGCAACGCAGTGTGCAAAC GTTGTTCTGCTTGACTCGGCCACCACAGCCGGTGCTCGACTAGCAATTCCTTCACTGGCCACTCCAATTGGTGGCCTTATTGCTGGGGTGGTTATGTCTCGTTGGGGCAAACTAATTGCTCTTGTGCGAACTGGAGCTCTGTTGATGGTTCTAGGCAACGGCTTGGTGACCTTACTCCAGTTTCAAGATTCGAAGTGGAAGTACTTTGTCTATGTCTTTCCGGCAAACCTTGGTCAAGGCATTATTTATCCCAGTATACTGTTTACTTCACTCGCCTCGTTTGACCACGCCG ATCACGCTGTCACGGCCTCGACAGTATACCTCATCCGCTCACTGGGAACCGTCTGGGGAGTTTCAGTCACATCTTCCATCGTTCAGACTACACTCAGCGTTCGTCTGCCTGCTGCATTGAGTGAGATAGCAGATAAATGGAGA ATTATCGAACAAATCAGACACTCTGTTGACTATATCCGTCAATTACCTCCCGACGTGCAACTCAAGGCACGTCTGGTTTACTATGATGGGTTGAGATATGCCTTTGGCGCCTCCACTGCCGTAGCCCTTCTAGGACTCTGCGCTGCCTTGATTGCCAGTGGAACTAGCCTTCGAACAACTCACAAGTAG
- a CDS encoding hypothetical protein (EggNog:ENOG41), whose amino-acid sequence MESLSDTLWDVVISGTGLQQSLLALALSRSGKNILHVDPNDFYGGSEAAFSLQELDEWAEKNRSTEPSRLFSSAEVKRDVDALGATRSYSLALAPQLIHSRSKLVTQLVDSKAFRQIEFLAVGSFYIFQPPSDSSSTPSLSRIPSTREDVFSNKSIPARSKRSLMKFLKFVLDFDSEPHSDAWQARADEELAQFLASEFKLDAALQSYIITLTLSHDGKISVKDGLTAINRHMTSMGVFGPGFAAVYPKWGGLSEVAQVGCRAAAVGGATYMLGSGIKDRKRSDQLDAPLELSFTNDIDVKAKLVVQGADAADSRRIRISRLTAVTKSNLSPVFELLTDGAPTPAVAVVAFPSSTVTVEDESLHEFPVYAMVHSSDTGECPSGQYVIYLSTVYTTSAKSVLNKALSSLIAAISKSQDVPSPIYQVYYEQSSGSNSLSVDRDIATFPPPPLGLAFDDSILDSVHDAWQLITAESEGTPADYMQFEDREGGVDDDPFD is encoded by the exons atggaATCCCTCTCAGACACCCTATGGGATGTAGTGATCAGCGGCACTGGGCTACAACAGTCCCTCCTCGCCCT AGCTTTGTCGCGTTCAGGCAAGAATATTCTACACGTCGACCCCAACGACTTCTACGGAGGCAGCGAAGCCGCGTTCAGCCTTCAGGAGTTAGATGAGTGGGCTGAGAAGAACCGGTCAACAGAGCCCTCGCGGTTGTTCTCTTCTGCGGAGGTGAAGCGAGACGTTGACGCTTTGGGTGCTACACGATCTTATAGCTTGGCTCTCGCGCCGCAGCTGATACATTCGCGGTCGAAGCTGGTGACTCAGCTCGTCGACTCGAAAGCATTTCGCCAGATCGAATTTCTTGCTGTCGGTTCCTTCTACATCTTCCAGCCACCTTCAGATTCCTCGTCGACACCATCGCTTAGTCGGATACCATCGACCCGCGAAGATGTCTTCTCCAACAAGTCCATTCCAGCTCGGTCCAAGCGGTCCCTCATGAAGTTCCTCAAGTTTGTGCTTGACTTTGATTCGGAACCTCATAGCGATGCATGGCAGGCGCGTGCTGATGAGGAGCTGGCCCAGTTCCTGGCCTCAGAGTTCAAGCTCGATGCTGCACTTCAATCTTACATCATCACACTGACGCTGAGTCATGATGGGAAAATATCGGTCAAAGATGGCTTAACCGCCATCAACCGACACATGACATCGATGGGTGTTTTCGGTCCTGGCTTCGCTGCAGTCTATCCCAAATGGGGTGGATTGTCAGAGGTGGCTCAAGTGGGCTGCCGTGCTGCTGCGGTCGGTGGTGCAACATATATGCTGGGATCTGGCATAAAGGATCGGAAACGATCGGACCAACTCGATGCTCCGCTGGAGCTCTCATTCACGAATGATATCGACGTCAAGGCCAAATTGGTGGTCCAAGGCGCCGATGCAGCTGACTCTCGCAGGATTCGAATCAGCAGGCTCACTGCGGTCACAAAGTCAAACTTGTCTCCGGTCTTTGAACTTCTTACTGACGGTGCTCCCACACCGGCTGTCGCAGTAGTGGCATTTCCTTCAAGCACTGTCACCGTCGAGGACGAAAGTCTGCACGAGTTTCCAGTCTATGCTATGGTACACTCAAGCGACACTGGGGAGTGCCCTTCTGGACAAT ATGTTATATATCTCAGCACTGTCTATACCACATCAGCGAAATCAGTCCTCAACAAGGCTCTTTCGTCTCTGATTGCCGCTATTTCCAAAAGCCAAGATGTGCCTTCGCCTATCTACCAGGTTTACTACGAACAAAGTAGTGGATCAAACTCTTTGAGCGTCGATAGAGACATTGCTACTTTCCCGCCCCCGCCGCTGGGTCTAGCATTCGATGATTCCATCCTTGACTCTGTTCATGACGCTTGGCAATTGATTACTGCTGAGTCGGAGGGCACACCTGCTGATTACATGCAGTTTGAAGATCGAGAGGGCGGGGTGGATGATGACCCCTTCGACTAG
- a CDS encoding hypothetical protein (EggNog:ENOG41) encodes MASTKGLTRTTFAKLSPHPYLLASLDPTSDDTRPARSNGRARNESRKPTVNLASLSHAHGSAVVRVGDTTVICGVRGETILTSNIPNYRASNTETELKDYDLLVPNIELATGCAPQFLPGGPPSTLAQTLSTRIYSLLHSSRIIKPDDLRIWHTPPSEDLEDRMEEDGEDTSNENRSVVAYWVLYIDIFFISFDGNPFDAAWAATMAALRNTKLPGARYDIDREMIICSRKQARPLQIMNIPIACTAVVFTGKETDRPTDGRFWLLVDPDRLEESLCDESVTVVVDCKDGDLKILSISKHGGTALTPQFLTSEQFLGWATKRWEEFNAAITPS; translated from the coding sequence ATGGCCTCTACTAAGGGACTCACAAGGACGACTTTCGCTAAGCTGTCGCCTCATCCGTATCTGCTTGCCAGTCTCGATCCCACCTCTGATGATACCCGCCCAGCTCGAAGCAATGGCCGAGCCCGAAACGAATCTCGCAAGCCAACAGTCAACTTAGCGAGCTTGTCACACGCTCATGGGAGTGCTGTTGTTCGCGTCGGCGACACTACCGTCATTTGTGGTGTACGAGGCGAGACTATCTTGACATCCAACATCCCGAATTATCGTGCCTCCAATACTGAGACCGAGTTGAAGGACTACGACCTCCTGGTGCCCAACATTGAGCTTGCTACGGGTTGCGCTCCTCAGTTTCTCCCAGGCGGTCCACCAAGCACTCTTGCCCAGACTCTCAGCACACGTATATACTCCCTTCTTCACAGCTCCAGAATCATCAAGCCTGATGACCTGCGAATATGGCACACGCCACCATCAGAAGACCTCGAAGATCGCATGGAGGAGGACGGAGAGGATACAAGCAACGAGAACCGATCCGTTGTGGCTTACTGGGTGCTCTACATTGATATTTTTTTCATCTCATTTGATGGAAACCCGTTTGACGCCGCATGGGCTGCTACAATGGCCGCGCTACGAAACACGAAGCTTCCTGGAGCACGATACGACATTGACCGAGAGATGATCATCTGCTCCCGCAAACAGGCCCGACCTCTTCAAATCATGAACATTCCAATCGCATGCACAGCAGTTGTCTTTACCGGCAAAGAAACTGACCGACCCACTGACGGCAGGTTCTGGCTACTCGTTGACCCAGACAGACTTGAAGAGTCACTCTGCGACGAGAGTGTAACGGTCGTGGTGGATTGCAAGGACGgggatctcaagatcttgtccATCTCCAAGCATGGAGGGACTGCCTTGACGCCCCAGTTCCTCACGTCAGAGCAATTCTTAGGCTGGGCAACGAAGAGATGGGAGGAGTTCAACGCGGCCATTACCCCATCTTAG
- a CDS encoding hypothetical protein (EggNog:ENOG41) yields MAPNSYMDEATRTFSGLIKRISIPLTPTSPPGLVQAHTIDPWEKSGKYGRGWSYFALALMGTVLITRVWHFWQDKIRQAIYKQEVEEHYQNLYNAEVEAMSGMRSAQSQHFFPEGHDMMGEKNFRPKAHFSSVNIINDTLALFRWIFYRPIPDLVIGKRRITFSSLAVLTTVFITLAFVVLYCFLQQPLYWQSIQFGSPPLAIRAGMIAIALTPWIIATSMKANILTAIIGIGPERLNVFHRWAGYLCLFLSLVHAIPFYIQPVWDDGGMKVFQRLFPGGSGIIYGTGIACLVPLIWLCVASLPFIRRTAYEIFVVLHVPVGIVYVGLLFWHTKNFLMSWAYLYATIGIWAFCYFIRLFKLNWLKPWRMSFMVGDEAAITLMAENAIKVTIPTQMKWKPGQYVYLRMPGISIFENHPFTISSLCSDDFPSEYGEQYRDCTLVFRPYGGFTRKVLDTAIEKGPFHTYRAFLDGPYGGMRRDLAAFDTCILIAGGSGITALVSQLLNLIKRMRDGKAITKKVVVVWALKRLEAMDWFREELRICREAAPPESVTCKFFVTSAVRARPGMEGPGPFSQVGPGGPNGPRALSHMFHDKLDGFVAGIASKRNSALIQSEAQGDPERERELRAEDEDRITALPQQKYLQPHSIPPPPPGPPPTNQDETLRRLEGHGYPEDKKIPLGDSEEPIKNDPEFHFRPMKQDNPPQFNYAPRSPRRLPESFPTEEEAFPVRAPELAHLRTSNPEAGRPRPTSTFGPPSGFDFGFPQTPTEFQKSLMRFAFPVPHQIDGGWSVEYGRPDLGYMLKEWATGGADGRGILGRRTAVFVCGPPSMRVGVANTVARLQAEIWGDDELEEIFLHTENYAL; encoded by the coding sequence ATGGCTCCCAACTCATATATGGACGAGGCTACAAGGACCTTCTCCGGCCTCATCAAGCGTATTTCTATTCCCCTAACACCGACAAGCCCACCTGGTTTAGTCCAGGCGCATACAATAGACCCATGGGAGAAGTCTGGTAAATACGGCCGAGGATGGTCCTATTTCGCCCTCGCCTTGATGGGCACTGTTCTCATTACGCGTGTCTGGCATTTCTGGCAGGACAAGATTCGACAAGCTATTTACAAACAGGAGGTCGAGGAGCACTACCAAAATCTCTACAATGCTGAGGTAGAAGCCATGTCTGGGATGCGCAGTGCTCAGAGCCAGCATTTCTTCCCGGAAGGTCATGACATGATGGGCGAGAAGAACTTCCGACCGAAAGCACACTTTTCCTCCGTTAATATCATCAACGATACCTTGGCTCTATTTCGATGGATCTTTTATCGTCCTATCCCGGACTTGGTGATTGGAAAACGCCGAATCACCTTCTCCTCACTGGCAGTTCTTACTACTGTCTTCATTACTCTCGCCTTTGTCGTCCTTTATTGCTTCCTGCAACAGCCTCTATACTGGCAGAGCATTCAGTTCGGATCACCTCCCTTGGCGATTAGAGCCGGCATGATTGCGATTGCTTTGACACCATGGATCATCGCAACCAGCATGAAGGCGAATATCCTTACTGCTATCATTGGCATCGGCCCCGAGCGGCTTAATGTTTTCCACCGATGGGCAGGCTACCTCTGTCTGTTCCTATCCCTCGTCCACGCCATTCCATTTTATATCCAGCCTGTATGGGATGACGGTGGAATGAAGGTGTTTCAACGCTTGTTTCCCGGTGGCAGTGGCATCATTTATGGCACTGGCATCGCCTGTCTTGTACCCCTTATCTGGCTATGTGTCGCATCACTGCCCTTCATTAGGAGGACAGCCTACGAGATCTTTGTGGTTCTCCACGTACCCGTTGGAATCGTCTACGTTGGTCTCCTTTTCTGGCACACTAAGAACTTCCTCATGTCGTGGGCCTACCTCTATGCAACAATAGGTATATGGGCATTCTGTTATTTCATCAGGCTGTTCAAGCTTAACTGGCTCAAGCCTTGGCGTATGTCTTTCATGGTTGGAGATGAGGCTGCTATTACTCTTATGGCAGAGAACGCCATCAAAGTTACAATCCCAACGCAGATGAAATGGAAGCCTGGCCAATACGTTTATCTTCGTATGCCTGGTATCTCCATCTTCGAGAACCATCCTTTCACCATTTCGTCGCTATGCAGCGATGACTTCCCATCAGAGTACGGCGAGCAATACCGTGACTGTACTCTGGTATTCAGACCCTATGGTGGATTTACACGAAAGGTGCTTGATACTGCCATTGAGAAAGGACCATTTCATACCTATCGCGCGTTTCTTGACGGCCCCTATGGCGGTATGCGACGCGATCTAGCTGCCTTTGACACCTGCATCCTGATTGCCGGTGGCAGCGGTATCACTGCCCTTGTGTCACAGCTCCTTAACCTCATCAAGAGAATGAGGGATGGCAAGGCCATCACTAAGAAGGTTGTTGTAGTCTGGGCTCTGAAGCGACTTGAAGCTATGGATTGGTTCAGAGAAGAGCTGCGAATTTGTCGCGAGGCCGCCCCCCCCGAGAGCGTCACTTGCAAGTTCTTTGTAACATCAGCTGTGAGAGCGAGACCAGGCATGGAAGGACCTGGACCCTTCAGTCAGGTTGGCCCTGGTGGTCCCAACGGACCCCGAGCTTTGAGTCATATGTTCCATGACAAGCTCGACGGTTTTGTAGCGGGCATCGCTTCAAAAAGAAACTCTGCCCTGATCCAATCCGAGGCTCAGGGTGACCCCGAGCGTGAGAGGGAGCTACGggccgaggacgaggaccGTATCACGGCCCTCCCTCAACAGAAGTACCTGCAACCTCACTCaatccctcctcctcctccgggACCACCCCCTACCAACCAAGATGAGACCCTGAGGAGACTTGAGGGTCACGGTTATcccgaggacaagaagattcCTCTTGGTGACAGTGAAGAACCCATTAAAAACGACCCTGAGTTCCATTTCAGACCCATGAAGCAAGATAATCCACCCCAGTTTAACTACGCGCCAAGGTCTCCGAGAAGACTTCCAGAGTCGTTCCCtacggaagaagaagcattcCCAGTTCGGGCTCCTGAGCTTGCTCACCTCAGGACATCTAACCCCGAGGCCGGAAGACCACGACCGACATCAACTTTCGGTCCCCCATCCGGCTTTGACTTCGGCTTCCCCCAAACCCCAACCGAGTTTCAAAAGAGTCTGATGCGCTTCGCGTTCCCTGTGCCTCATCAGATCGATGGAGGATGGAGCGTTGAGTATGGCCGTCCTGACCTAGGCTACATGCTGAAGGAATGGGCAACAGGAGGTGCTGATGGACGAGGCATCCTTGGCCGACGCACGGCGGTCTTCGTATGTGGCCCACCCTCTATGAGAGTTGGTGTTGCCAATACGGTTGCCCGACTCCAGGCAGAGATCtggggagatgatgagcttgaagagATCTTCTTACATACCGAAAACTACGCTTTGTAA
- a CDS encoding hypothetical protein (EggNog:ENOG41), which produces MATQEKAQDLWELSEQNCYVALTHDHLNAQAIMDRVRSPSAGAIVLFAGTTRDNFAGKPVKELQYTAYHPRALKSMMAIAKDVRDKHGLRGVAMIHRLGPVPIAEESILIAVSSPHRQAAWRAGEEALEECKSKVEVWKREEFEGEGGIWRANRDGAIGQREES; this is translated from the exons ATGGCAACTCAAGAAAAGGCTCAAGATCTCTGGGAACTATCAGAACAAAACTGCTATGTCGCTCTGACTCACGATCATCTCAATGCCCAGGCCATCATGGACCGGGTGCGCAGCCCCTCAGCTGGCGCAATCGTGCTATTTGCAG GTACCACTCGTGATAACTTTGCAGGAAAGCCAGTGAAGGAACTACAATACACAGCTTATCACCCCAGAGCTCTCAAGTCCATGATGGCCATTGCAAAGGACGTTCGCGATAAGCATGGTCTCCGCGGGGTAGCCATGATCCATCGCCTCGGACCTGTACCTATCGCAGAAGAGAGCATACTAATCGCCGTCTCGTCACCTCATCGACAAGCGGCGTGGCGAGCTGGTGAAGAGGCGTTGGAAGAATGCAAATCCAAAGTTGAGGTTTGGAAACGTGAGGAGTTTGAAGGTGAGGGGGGGATATGGAGAGCAAACCGAGACGGAGCTATCGGACAGCGTGAAGAAAGCTGA
- a CDS encoding hypothetical protein (EggNog:ENOG41) yields the protein MPATDRGRVNTQPEPQAEMGNLRRTFMDDLSLLANFPTGRRDHSRSPPKQAFRNDPQERNSRYRDDERDHDYDYDNRSGRHNDGYSRRGGASREARYNSRDEHDYRGMYDDGYIDNSNDQGQRRHEDDKRSGRGRYRDGDDPRSQSPSGSYHNRGRSGSPTRDAGKPSDTVILEGLPFSISSNELRDSILSNSVAAEFPSIDVRVSASKGNRRAFVQFQEVDHAVAFMREHYPKLPVEMTHSTDDVPEGRFDAYIHYARNRDARDEADVRGVPSGDWICPTCDFSNFSTRTKCKICGGPQAAPAWQLSLTGMADASDVPAQILVVYPLASFVTEDMLAEDMKRLELVKPYQTKDTSNGAPKLKSTAPTGDTTGYGARPGSLHRVFLMRDSHTNESFKYGFAEFWTLEDASAAMTKFHKSRSFTVAACPVTVSSTHMGVFLPEQREVTPEIEHLSFRPLLNPNLRVRYRDYHVYPSPQVVNEQPPGGEGASRTTEEDGNDKKSKKRKAEGILAASSTKKSVPMMAGQMAMWQRKRDELRVEKDARPARQDKAEFSDVNRTPLRINLSGSGGDLSKPQSAIKISLSGTQKLGPPEHAAPSKQGSPDEADTPGSTTQATSVSGDAPVSYVDRDRLMCLICMRKYKSVDEVNIHEKSRNHKNAMENEEQVKAALPRLAARDRRLQKQVQENPDSAAATSQYRDRAKERRAAFNQPTKPTAAPQGKLKSGPKAEEAAPPPKPVQSKGAGMLAKMGWATGAGLGANGDGRTEVIETNAYQEGVGLGAEGGNLGDAAQFAERKTKNSYAEYVNTVQDRARERYNKMG from the exons ATGCCGGCTACCGATCGCGGCAGGGTAAACACACAACCCGAGCCTCAGGCAGAGATGGGAAACTTGAGAAGGACCTTCATGGATGATTTGAGCCTCTTAGCTAACTTCCCCACGGGACGGCGAGATCATTCCAGGTCTCCGCCCAAGCAAGCTTTCCGCAACGATCCTCAAGAGAGAAATTCTCGATACCGGGATGACGAAAGAGACCACGACTACGATTACGACAACCGGTCTGGCCGTCACAATGATGGATACTCAAGAAGAGGCGGCGCATCTCGAGAAGCGCGCTACAACTCCCGCGACGAACATGACTACCGAGGCATGTATGATGATGGCTACATAGACAACAGCAACGATCAAGGGCAACGACGCCATGAGGACGACAAGCGGAGTGGCAGAGGACGGTAccgcgatggcgatgatccACGATCACAGTCTCCATCTGGAAGCTATCATAACCGCGGTCGCTCCGGCAGCCCAACGCGAGATGCTGGCAAGCCTAGCGACACCGTCATTCTTGAAGGCCTGCCTTTCAGTATATCGTCGAACGAG CTGCGCGACAGTATCCTGAGCAACTCAGTTGCCGCCGAGTTCCCTTCCATTGACGTACGCGTCTCCGCTTCCAAGG GAAATCGCAGAGCGTTTGTGCAGTTCCAGGAAGTTGACCATGCCGTTGCTTTTATGAGAGAACATTATCCAAAGCTTCCTGTTGAGATGACGCATTCCACTGATGACGTCCCAGAAGGGAGATTCGATGCGTACATCCATTACGCTCGGAATCGAGATGCGCGTGATGAAGCCGATGTTCGGGGAGTGCCCAGTGGTGACTGGATCTGTCCTACT TGTGACTTTTCCAACTTTTCTACCCGAACCAAATGCAAGATTTGTGGCGGTCCACAGGCTG CCCCAGCCTGGCAATTGAGCCTCACAGGCATGGCAGATGCTTCGGATGTACCCGCACAAATCCTTGTCGTTTACCCCTTGGCGTCGTTTGTGACTGAAGACATGCTAGCCGAAGACATGAAGCGACTAGAGCTTGTGAAGCCCTACCAAACCAAGGACACGTCTAATGGAGCACCCAAACTGAAATCCACAGCTCCGACGGGTGACACGACAGGTTACGGCGCTCGACCTGGTTCCCTTCATCGGGTCTTCCTTATGCGTGACTCGCACACAAACGAATCCTTTAAATATGGGTTTGCCGAGTTCTGGACTTTGGAAGACGCATCCGCCGCGATGACAAAGTTTCACAAATCTCGATCATTTACTGTTGCAGCATGCCCAGTGACAGTATCTAGCACTCATATgggagttttcttgcctgaACAGCGCGAGGTTACACCGGAAATCGAGCACCTGTCGTTCAGACCCTTGCTCAACCCCAACCTTCGTGTTCGCTACCGAGACTACCATGTGTATCCGAGCCCACAGGTTGTTAATGAGCAGCCTCCTGGAGGCGAAGGTGCCTCAAGAACAACCGAGGAAGATGGCAACGAtaagaagtcaaagaagcGCAAAGCAGAGGGAATTCTCGCTGCTTCTTCTACGAAGAAGTCTGTGCCAATGATGGCGGGCCAAATGGCCATGTGGCAGCGCAAGAGGGATGAGCTTCGCGTCGAGAAAGATGCTAGACCAGCACGACAGGACAAGGCTGAGTTCAGCGATGTGAATCGGACCCCACTTCGCATAAACCTGTCAGGTTCAGGAGGAGACTTATCGAAACCCCAGAGTGCTATTAAGATCTCACTTTCAGGGACACAGAAGCTTGGTCCTCCAGAGCATGCGGCCCCCAGCAAGCAGGGCTCGCCTGATGAGGCGGATACTCCCGGCAGCACGACACAGGCGACTTCAGTCTCTGGAGATGCACCAGTCTCTTATGTCGATCGTGATCGATTGATGTGCCTGATTTGCATGCGCAAGTACAAATCTGTGGATGAAGTTAACATTCATGAAAAATCTCGGAACCACAAGAACGCAATGGAAAACGAAGAACAGGTCAAGGCGGCATTGCCCAGATTAGCAGCACGCGACAGGAGACTTCAGAAACAGGTCCAAGAGAACCCCGACTCAGCAGCTGCGACATCGCAATATCGCGATCGTGCTAAAGAGAGGCGAGCTGCCTTCAACCAGCCCACAAAGCCAACAGCCGCACCACAAGGCAAACTCAAGTCGGGCCCAAAGGCGGAAGAGGCTGCGCCCCCTCCGAAGCCCGTTCAGTCTAAGGGAGCAGGCATGCTGGCCAAGATGGGATGGGCAACCGGTGCAGGTCTCGGAGCCAATGGAGATGGGCGAACCGAGGTCATCGAGACAAATGCTTACCAGGAGGGCGTTGGATTGGGGGCAGAGGGTGGCAATCTTGGCGACGCAGCGCAATTTGCTGAACGCAAGACAAAGAACAGTTACGCTGAATATGTGAACACGGTACAGGACAGGGCACGGGAGCGATACAACAAGATGGGCTGA